The following proteins come from a genomic window of Microtus ochrogaster isolate Prairie Vole_2 chromosome 7, MicOch1.0, whole genome shotgun sequence:
- the Rpl26l1 gene encoding LOW QUALITY PROTEIN: 60S ribosomal protein L26-like 1 (The sequence of the model RefSeq protein was modified relative to this genomic sequence to represent the inferred CDS: inserted 1 base in 1 codon; substituted 1 base at 1 genomic stop codon): MAEAENRIPYATAPRRNVISGPACTTPEPELVITRKVHPLVTSDLSKXLKNHFGVPSHVLGKTMSSRLCKEPRRKYNVLSVPVRKDDEVQGVXGHYEGHQISKVVQVYRKQYVSHIKQVEHEEAKGTTVCMDVHPVRQGFSKVLITRLEPDRDRKQILQRKATSRQAGKEKGQCRELRRSQE; encoded by the exons Atggcg GAAGCGGAGAATCGCATTCCTTACGCGACTGCGCCACGGCGAAACGTCATATCCGGCCCTGCGTGCACTACACCGGAGCCGGAACTT GTGATCACAAGGAAGGTCCACCCCTTGGTGACCTCGGACCTCAGCA GTCTCAAAAATCATTTCGGTGTCCCCTCTCACGTGCTCGGAAAGACCATGTCTTCCCGGCTGTGCAAAGAACCGCGGCGGAAGTACAACGTCCTCTCCGTTCCCGTCCGCAAGGACGACGAGGTCCAG GGGGTTTGAGGACACTACGAAGGTCATCAGATCAGCAAGGTAGTCCAAGTGTACAGAAAGCAGTATGTCAGCCACATCAAGCAGGTAGAGCATGAGGAGGCTAAGGGCACAACTGTCTGCATGGACGTCCACCCAGTAAGGCAGGGTTTCAGTA AGGTGCTTATCACCAGGCTGGAaccagacagagacaggaaacaaaTTCTTCAACGCAAAGCCACGTCTCGTCaagctgggaaagagaaaggcCAATGTAGGGAGCTCAGGAGGTCGCAGGAGTGA